A window of the Eleutherodactylus coqui strain aEleCoq1 chromosome 8, aEleCoq1.hap1, whole genome shotgun sequence genome harbors these coding sequences:
- the LOC136577414 gene encoding sulfotransferase 1C4-like, producing the protein MKDSKREIWKVMKYMGKYLPEDVLEKIHQRTTFKTMKENHMANYSSIPTHVMDHEVSPFMRKGICGDWKNHLTVAHNELLDACYKREMSDTDLTFRFKV; encoded by the exons ATGAAG GACTCAAAACGTGAGATCTGGAAGGTGATGAAGTACATGGGGAAGTATCTACCTGAGGATGTTCTGGAGAAGATCCACCAGCGTACAACCTTCAAGACCATGAAGGAAAACCACATGGCCAACTACAGCTCCATCCCGACCCATGTTATGGACCACGAGGTCTCTCCTTTCATGAGGAAAG GAATTTGCGGCGACTGGAAGAACCATCTCACTGTGGCTCACAATGAATTACTTGATGCCTGTTATAAGAGGGAGATGTCTGACACCGACCTGACCTTCCGCTTCAAGGTCTGA